A window from Suncus etruscus isolate mSunEtr1 chromosome 18, mSunEtr1.pri.cur, whole genome shotgun sequence encodes these proteins:
- the LOC125995858 gene encoding histone H4 gives MSGRGKGGKGLGKGGAKRHRKVLRDNIQGITKPAIRRLARRGGVKRISGLIYEETRGVLKVFLENVIRDAVTYTEHAKRKTVTAMDVVYALKRQGRTLYGFGG, from the coding sequence ATGTCTGGAAGAGGCAAGGGAGGGAAAGGCCTAGGCAAGGGCGGCGCCAAGCGGCACCGCAAGGTGCTGCGCGACAACATCCAGGGCATCACCAAGCCCGCCATCCGCCGCCTGGCCCGCCGCGGCGGCGTCAAGCGCATCTCGGGGCTCATCTACGAGGAGACCCGCGGCGTGCTCAAGGTCTTCCTGGAGAACGTGATCCGCGACGCCGTCACCTACACGGAGCACGCCAAGCGCAAGACCGTCACCGCCATGGACGTGGTCTATGCGCTCAAGCGACAGGGGCGCACTCTCTACGGATTCGGCGGCTAG
- the LOC125996092 gene encoding histone H1.3: MSETAPVAPAAPAPAEKTPVKKKAKKAAGGAAKRKASGPPVSELITKAVAASKERNGVSLAALKKALAAAGYDVEKNNSRIKLGLKSLVSKGTLVQTKGTGASGSFKLNKKAASGEAKPKAKKAGAAKAKKPAGAAKKAKKASGSATPKKAAKKTPKKAKKPASAAGAKKVAKSPKKAKAARPKKAAKSPAKAKAPKPKAAKPKAAKPKAAKAKKAAPKRK, translated from the coding sequence ATGTCGGAGACGGCTCCTGTGGCCCCCGCCGCCCCAGCTCCCGCCGAGAAGACCCCCGTGAAGAAGAAGGCCAAGAAGGCAGCGGGCGGCGCAGCCAAGCGCAAAGCCTCTGGGCCCCCCGTGTCCGAGCTGATCACTAAGGCGGTGGCCGCGTCCAAGGAGCGCAACGGTGTGTCCCTGGCGGCGCTCAAGAAGGCGCTGGCGGCCGCCGGCTACGACGTGGAGAAGAACAACAGCCGCATCAAGCTGGGGCTCAAGAGCCTGGTGAGCAAGGGCACCCTGGTGCAGACCAAGGGCACCGGCGCCTCGGGCTCCTTCAAGCTCAACAAGAAGGCCGCCTCCGGGGAGGCCAAGCCCAAAGCCAAGAAGGCGGGCGCCGCCAAGGCCAAGAAGCCCGCCGGGGCCGCCAAGAAGGCCAAGAAAGCCTCCGGGTCCGCCACCCCCAAGAAGGCGGCAAAGAAGACCCCGAAGAAGGCCAAGAAGCCGGCGTCTGCAGCCGGGGCCAAGAAGGTGGCCAAGAGCCCCAAGAAGGCCAAGGCTGCCAGGCCCAAGAAGGCCGCCAAGAGCCCGGCCAAGGCAAAAGCCCCCAAGCCCAAAGCGGCCAAGCCTAAGGCAGCCAAGCCTAAGGCGGCCAAGGCTAAGAAGGCGGCGCCTAAGAGAAAGTAA